In Sutterella faecalis, a genomic segment contains:
- a CDS encoding NUDIX domain-containing protein encodes MKTSDAGDAFTRPQASDFRARLEALYHALKAGFSMSDAGLVPVFWEGFLIGRTRPEFAEKIGKLDGALLSQGGLMLPSGDLTNFGFAMRDAGLSQGWRDEKLDLVPLDQPESAPIGRLERALYRPLGAQTSAVHLAGRIRNPRDESDPVFLLGKRSSRKLVGPGLWDGLAAGMIQAGETPLEALARESQEEAGLTAFDPVKAEFLACDRISRPVRGGWMHEVSCAYAALLPEGFMPEPVDGEVDHFECVSAEEALNRIEENLMMKEAAMTLLLSIRKLL; translated from the coding sequence ATGAAGACATCTGATGCCGGGGACGCATTCACGCGCCCCCAGGCATCCGACTTCAGAGCCCGCCTCGAAGCGCTCTACCATGCGCTTAAGGCGGGCTTTTCCATGTCGGATGCCGGACTGGTTCCCGTGTTCTGGGAGGGATTTCTCATCGGGCGTACGCGCCCGGAGTTTGCCGAAAAAATCGGAAAGCTTGATGGTGCTCTCCTCTCGCAGGGCGGTCTCATGCTCCCTTCCGGAGACCTCACGAACTTCGGCTTTGCGATGAGGGATGCGGGGCTGAGTCAGGGTTGGCGCGATGAAAAGCTCGATCTTGTGCCTTTGGATCAGCCTGAGTCGGCTCCCATCGGCAGGCTCGAGCGTGCGCTCTACCGGCCGCTCGGTGCCCAGACCTCGGCCGTGCATCTCGCAGGCCGCATCCGGAATCCAAGGGATGAAAGTGATCCCGTTTTTCTTCTCGGAAAACGGAGTTCCAGAAAACTCGTCGGCCCCGGACTCTGGGACGGGCTCGCCGCCGGAATGATTCAGGCGGGAGAGACTCCACTCGAAGCGCTCGCGCGCGAGTCTCAGGAAGAAGCCGGCCTCACGGCGTTCGACCCGGTGAAGGCGGAGTTTCTAGCCTGCGACCGCATCTCCCGGCCTGTTCGCGGCGGCTGGATGCATGAAGTGAGCTGCGCCTACGCGGCGCTTCTTCCCGAAGGCTTTATGCCGGAGCCTGTTGACGGCGAGGTGGATCACTTTGAGTGCGTGAGCGCGGAAGAGGCCCTCAACCGCATTGAAGAGAACCTCATGATGAAGGAAGCGGCGATGACGCTTCTCCTTTCCATCAGGAAGCTTCTCTGA
- a CDS encoding helix-turn-helix domain-containing protein yields MMSQTDERTLEARRERREKCASEEKRRQAVELFRHGIGYTRASRILNLSVNTVRDWSREFRKGTFRIKVSRNQYRYPPEIREKVIQLRLSGYSWNEIEKSTGISVSTCRKWVTDYCEKRGTKPQLLVPVNSSLSRL; encoded by the coding sequence ATGATGTCGCAGACCGACGAGCGGACGCTGGAAGCACGACGTGAGCGGCGGGAAAAGTGCGCATCCGAAGAAAAGCGCCGTCAGGCGGTGGAGCTTTTCCGGCACGGCATCGGCTATACCCGGGCCTCGCGCATTCTCAATCTTTCCGTCAACACGGTTCGTGACTGGAGCCGGGAATTCAGAAAGGGCACCTTTCGGATCAAGGTTTCCCGCAATCAGTACCGCTATCCGCCGGAAATCCGGGAAAAAGTCATTCAGCTTCGGCTCTCGGGTTATTCCTGGAACGAAATCGAAAAAAGCACTGGGATTTCCGTGAGCACCTGCCGCAAGTGGGTGACGGACTACTGTGAGAAGAGAGGCACGAAGCCTCAGCTTCTCGTGCCCGTCAATTCCAGTTTGAGCCGACTGTGA